The genomic stretch tcattggtctaatgttatggggctcagtttttttgtcttgaagtttgtgaaaccgggaaaaacccataaattggctgcttcattgtttaagccgtggggttcaaagcgtggtaAAAAAGTAGcggcaaaacaaaacaaaaaacctataTATACACCTACAATTACTAAATACTTAATACTAAAActactaaaacaaacacaattaaCACTACTACCATTAGTGCTACAAACAGTAACAGtactactaaataaataaaacaaacaactaCAATTACCATTAGAACAATTTTACTAATAACAATCATTACTGCTGCTCTCACTACTATCGCTACTCACTACTACAAAAACTACTACAAGAAAAACATCTGCTACTTTTTCTACTAacatcaccaccactactaccttTCCAACTCCTTACTTCCATAACTGCAACACTAAGCTGCTCACCAGGATGGTTGAGGAGAGTATCGAGCTCTTCCTTGGCGACCACCATTCTCAACTTATCACTGCTGTCAATGACGAATATGATGGCCTGTCCTTCCCTGGTCAAACcgagacaaaaaagaaaatgcagttCTTCCAACCCTTGTGACATTTCTGCATTCATGTGAAAGGTTCAGGACAATGATAAAGTAGCAATAGAGAAGTGACACACGTGTATGACTGAATCTCACGGTTAGAAGGGTCtgtgtatattttcataaattcataaattcttttcaactttacatttttgaatCCAAAACTAAACTGAAAAGTAAATCGAcaccttcattcattcatttggtTTATATTCAATGCAGAAAcggctttttattttctaaacacacacacacacacacacaaaaccgaGAAACTGAGaaattgacacacacacactctcacaatgCCAAAAATGATTAGTGCCCCAAACTGCATAATCTAACATTCGATCCTAACCTGGAAGTAATCGTGAATTTCACTGGCATCTTTTCTTAGGATGAAAAGTCTAAGTGCAAATTAGAAACTAGCAGAGATGGAAAGTAGTGAGATGCGTTTATTTGCGTTActgtaattgtgtgtttatttttgtttacttctCCTTTCTAAAGCATTCTTTAAAATCTGCAATTTTAGTAAAagtaactacattttaaatcatattcgTTACTGAGTTAAAAATAGATTTcaaggggaaagaaaaaaaatgtaataaatacaaaatcgcACCCAAACTACTGCACTATAACTGAggtatatttgaaatattttacattttgaccACTAACAGTTTTTTAAACATAGTTACTTCaacatgtttttcattttcaagacaaaacaaatgaacccaacacacatacacaatactgGATATTGTTACACCACCAGTACCAGCAGTTCCACTTACTTGTAATAGTGCTCCCAAAGGTTCCTGTACCTGCCCTGGCCCGACATGTCAAACACTGTGAACGACAGACTGTAAAGACAACAAATCTGGTCAATGCATAATCAATTACAACAATAATTGAAAACAAATATAGCAGTAAAAAGACACCGTGTCCATGCTCACCTTGAGGTTTTGAATTTCTCGATGCTAAACCCAATAGTAGGGACGATGTCTTGCGCTTGAGcctgtagagaaaaaaaacgtttcaTGTTCTCGAAATAATTGAAAAGTTTCCATTCCATTTCCACTTTAACAAAAAAGGGGTTAAAAAGTCATGTTACAGTGAAGTAAACATTTAACACGTGACATTATGTGAAGAATTACGTTGGATGGCTTCAGCTGATTGATGATGGTAGTCTTTCCGCTGTTGTCCAGACCCAAACAAAGCACGTTGACCTCCTTCTTCTTCAGCCCCAGCCACCCTGCCAGCTTGTCGAAGAGCCCCATTGGCCTTTTTTGAAATTTGTGACTCTGTTCAAAGCAAAAGGTTCAAAGCTCAAAGAGGGGCTCAGCTGCACAACGCCAGTGTGCTGGTGCTTCATAATCTGTAAACATTCAGGCAAAGGCTTGCAAGGACATGAAAAGCgataaaataaacacaccacCCTGgcaggtttattttattatttatttattttattttaaacatttctgtgaTAAGGGAGCAGGTTGTCGTTCTAGTGCCATCTGCTGCACGTGAGAGAAATTACAGGTtcttattaatgaatgaatgaaataaattaatgacTTTAGAATAATACagagcctgtcaaaagtttgtaaacaccaagcttttatgggtttttttgtccAGATGTTCGACTTTATTTTCATAGAAAAATCTTTCCAGATCATGAAGAACACTCCAGATAGCTGCAAATGTTTCAAGTTTtggcagaataaaaaatatcttgttatatattattagcCACTGTAAGTAATGGCTTCTTTCAGAAAGTACTGCAAAGATGTTCAATCTCACAGCTGATaagaatacattatttattaccgTATTGTAAAAGTAAGTGAATTAGCAAATTCCGACCTAATGCAACATTGTTTTTGCAATCGACGTATTACACACTGTTTATAATCAGTACTGCTTCTGTACTATATAAACCCTGCTTCCTTTCCATTTTTAATATGCACTATGCTGAGTAGGATAATGTATGCTTTAACAGCTGGCTGCACACGTGTTTTAATTCAATTGTCGCCAACTGTCGTGATCAGCCGTTTTGTTTTACGACATTTACAATCATTTTACGGCGCCCAGATTTCCCACTATAATCCGATGAGCTGCTTAGCAACTCGTCTAGTTTAGCTAATCAGGCCTTAGTCCTGTTGTATAACTAGTATTTTCCAGCTAAGTTTCATCTTTGCTTGTCGTTTGGTTTCATTTGCCCGATCATTATTCTTTTTCCTGTGTGTACCCGAAGCGAGGTTAGCATGCTAGTTCATCACGCAGATCCTACctcgatttctttttttcttttcctccgcGAGTTTGGTTGCTGTTTATCGCCGCATTTTACTCCAGTCGGCGATGGAGACACTGAAATCTTATGCCCGAGTCGTAACCACGTGTTAGTGTTTAACACTGAATGAAACGGAGATGCAGGGGAGGAAACGCGGCGCTGCTGCGGGGGTTGCAGGTTGACACGGCGTTGCTTGGCGACCAGACATTGAACTGCGCATGCGCGTACCGCCGCGTGGTCAAAAGTGATGCATGATTATACACCATGCTCTCCACCAGAACCCCTTCCTCTCGCAAGAACTTTAAagtcatgtttttaaatgaagataCCATAAGTTCGGCCTGAAGGTTCATAAATCGCAGCTTGGACATCAGTGTGTTGCAGACCATCAGTATGATCACATTCCTGCGCTTTCCCGACCAACTTACACTGTAAAACGCCTGTATATCTCTATTCCAGCGCAATGTAGGAGAATCTCCAGCGTCAATATTTCATGGCCCATTTTGTGAACACAATCCTATTCGAGTTCAGTATAACACGTGTCCTGTAGAATAGCTCAGGTTAATGATGAAGAGTTCCGGCTTTGCTGTGACGTCAGAAGAACGCTATAAAAAGCAGTGCTTTTACCGAACGCATTTTATTGTGTGAACTCCTCTTGAGGGATAAAGCAGTCACTAGGAACCGCTACTGCTTACTCTATCCAAATCCTTTACAGACTCTACTAAAGTCTTCGGAAAGGATTTATTTGTAAGCAGATCCTCCTCTGTTCTAATGTCCAGTAGGATGAGCAGCTTCTCGTGTCCTCAGCAGCGTTAAAGCCGTGGACATGATAATGGAGTAgaacaggggtggccaaccagtcagagaccaagagccacatcatacacaggGGCACACataaacatcacccatcccttcctcttacacacacacacacacacacactgtcagttcaaccaagtccacaatcaaaaatataataatttacaatagcgtttttattttactatgcatgttgctTAGTGGGACTTCTGGCATTCCAGGTCAGAGTGCAACTGTGATTCAATAGCCGTGTTAATGTCCGATATTCTATGTTTAACAGCGTGGTGGGACAGTTGCACGTCTGATACAATGCATTTTAGTTTGTCGTTTTCAGAAGACAAGATTTCAACAACGTCACTGAGGCATTATTTTACGAACTCCCCTTTATTGCATGGCTTTTTAGCCCGTGCAATTTTCCAAACCAAATTTAAGGCTAAATTATTGGGAAAATTGTATCTGCTTTTCTGCCTGACTTTTCAAAGTGACCAACTTGTGCTTGTGAAGTTCAGTCCCTTTTTGGAAATTCCTGGTTGATGTTAGCATGGAGTGAGCTGAAGTGGTGCTGAAGATTTAAAACTTTGACATGAGGCAGAATGACGTCATTACATTCaacaaaaaactatataaactctctcactctgttaaaaacgtcctgtgttcatcttcatatttgtgttcgcttcgcttgagttcaatacggtattttcgtcaaatgcgcatgtgcgtgagatgaaaaCACCgcagtttcccagtagggggaagatcatttaagtcttaaaaataccgtattgaactcaagcaatgcgaacacgcacattaaaaacaaacacaaacacaaactccgatatgaacgtaagagccgcgggttggccacccctggagTATAAGAACTAACgtgcattgatttttttttactgttatattTCTTAATGTACTCCCTtcttactgaaacacacacatataattctgtttcttttttccagcaTCCACACATTTCTTTTAGACTCTTTCAATGCCTGTTACAAACATGCCGGTTTTAAACCCAACACAAATACACCCTGGTTTGCCACTCAACGTTATTGCACCACACATGATGGCAGAGAGACAACCGATCCCATCAGTCCAggtataattaattaatagatagatagatagatagatagatagatagatagatagatagatagatagacagatagacagatagagaaatatgtaagatagatagatagatagatagatagacagacagacagacagaaatatgtaagatagatagatagatagatagatagatagatagatagatagatagatagatagatagatagatagatagatagatatggaaatatgtaatagatagatagatagatagatagatagatagatagatagatagatagatagatagatagacagacagacagacagacagagaactatttaagatagatagatagatagatagatagacagacagacagacagacagacagagacagagaaatatgtaagatagatagatagatagatagatagatagatagatagatagatagatagatagatagatagagagagatagatagatagatagatagatagatagatagacagacagacagacagacagagaaatatgtaagatagatagagatagatagacagacagacagacagacagacagacagacagagaaatatgtaagatagatagatagatagatagatagatagatagatagatagatagatagatagatagacagacagacagacagacagacagacagacagacagacagagaaatatgtaagatagatagacagacagacagacagacagacagacagacagacagacagagaaatatgtaagatagatagatagatagatagatagatagatagatagatagatagatagagatagatagatagatagatacatagatagatagatagatagatagatagatagatagatagatagatagacagacagagacatatgtaagatagatagatagatagatagatagatagatagatagatagatagatagatagatagatagatagatagatagatagatagagaaatatgtaagatagatagatagatagacagacagacagacagacagacagacagacagacagacagacagacagagaaatatgtaagatagatagatagatagatagatagatagatagatagatagatagatagatagatagatagatagatagatagatagatagatagacagacagagaaatatgtaagatagatagatagatagatagatagatagatagatagatagatagacagacagacagacagacagacagacagacagacagacagacagacagatagatagatagatagatagatagatagatagatagatagatagatagatagatagatagatagatagatagatagatagatagatagatagatagatagatagatagatagatagactgttTATTACTTTCTGTACTTAATTGTTTCTgaaacaaatgtgaaaaaaagtgtttctCTAAAACCCAACTCTGTTCCTTACTTTAGTTTCGGCATCAGGAGAATGTTTTCTTCATGCCTGTCATGCGACCCCAATTTAACCCATTGTTCCATCAAATCCTTCCACATCAtttttacacaccacacacaatgATGGAGATGCGACAACAATACTTCACCCAATCAATCCAGGTATAACACTCCACTGTAGTTTATATTGAAGCATCAAATCTTCGAATATTCGGGGTCACCCCTAGTATATGTAtacaagtatataaatatacacatctatatttttctcttcaattaatctacactcagtaccccataataaaaatagtgcaaacAGAGTTGTCAGAGAAATGTCtggaaattaataataatttaataatttaataaaatatcatgtGCACATCAATATTTATACACTTTGAAACAATGGTTGAAAACTAAATCAGGTGCCTTTGTttgttgagatgtttctacCTTTTGGAACggtttattgattggacatgataaaaggttttacagctgacaatgcatatcagagcaaaaaccaagccatgaggtcaaaggaactgtaTGCAGAGCTTAGAGACAGGATTTTTGCAAGCACAGTGACGTCCATCATTCTCCAGTGGAAGAAGTCCAACCAAGACTGTTCCAAGAACTGGCTGCCTAGACAACTTGAGCTATCTGGTGAGAAGGACCTTTGTAAGAGAGGTGagcaagaacctgatggtcactctgactaAGCTCTGGAGATCCTGTGTGAAGCTTGGAAGTTAcagaaggacaaccatcacAGCATCTCTCCACCAatctgggctttatggcagagtgacTAAGCGGAAGCCTCCCCTTGATGCAAAACATGCTTCCTtcactccccatgtgcatcagtgagcTTGGGCaagcccatgaccctgtcgccggttcaccactgttccttcttcaGAGCagttttgatagatactgaccactgcagactgggagcatcccacaagagctgcagttttggagatgctctgaccaagACGTCCAGCCATCACTATTTGCCCTTGTCCAACTCGCACAAATCCTTACGTTTGCCCAtctttcctgcttctaacacgtcaactttgaaaacaaaatgttcacttgctgcctaataaatctatcccacccactaacaggtgccatgatgaagagatcatcagtgtcaTTCACTTCACCTGTTATACTGTcaaaatgtcataatgttatgtatgttatattttttttacctttttaatatatatacatgcatttctagaattctgccTTTACTTTGACActatggggtactgagtgtagtttaatgcaaatgaaaacatctaattaaatgattgtaattttttttgtttgtatttgtttgtctaTTGCATTTTCCATCTTTACTCCTGTTAATaaactttattctttcttttgatttttatcATATTAATCATACCATGACTCTCCCTGTGTTTATCAGCAGAGTCCAACAGCTGGGAGAATTTCCAATGATGCTAGTCTGATGACCGGTAAGGGGCATATAAActttaattttttccatttctgcACAGTGGTGCAGTGAGTAGGTGATTTGGGACAGGCCATGAGATGTACCCAGAATGTCCTAAGGTtggttgtttttcttgttttagcTAGAGGCTTTTATTCCACTCCCCAGCCTCCTCGGCGCGACCTGCCACTTCTGTCTATAAGGCAGAGTAAACCGGTAAGTAACCAACAAAATCGTTactgaaaaaatgtttaatgtgctcataaaatgttattcctctATATgttttcatggtgtggatggaaagagaaatggtgtaggggtgattctgaaggaagagtacagtaagagtgtagtggaggtgaagagagtttctgatagggtgatgaacgtgaagctggaagttgaagggatgatgataaatgtcatcagtgcttatgctccacaagtcggctgtgagatggaggagaaggaaacattctggagtgagttagatgaagtggtagaaggtgtacctaggaatgaaagattggtgattggggaagattttaatgggcatgtaggtgaagggaacagaggtgatgaggaggtgatgggtaggtatggttttaaggagagagatgtggaagggcagatggtggtagagtttgctgaaaggatggaaatggcagtggtgcacatttattttaagaagaaggaggatcatagtgtgacgtataagagtggaggaaggtgcacacaggtgggcTATGTTCAATgaaggagatgcaacctgaaggagattggagactgtaaggtgttggcaggggacagtgtagctagacagcatcagatggtggtctgtaggatggttttggatgtgaacaagaggaggaggagagtgaagactaaaagaagaataagatggtggaaactgaagaaggaagactgtagtgtgagattcagggaagaggtcacaCACAGgcgtggtggtggtgctgaagaggtgctgaatgattgaacatctactgcagaagtgatgagggagacagctagaaaaggtacttggtgtgacatctgaaaatagaaaggaggacaaggagacgtggtggtggaatgaggaagtgcaggagagcataaggagaaagaggttggcaaaacagaagtgggatagacagagtaatgagaaaagtaggcaggagtacaaggagatgcggcagcaggtgaagagggatgtggcgaaagccaaggagaaggaatgaaaaaaggtttatatcgattggccagacagagggaccgagctgggaaggatgtgctgcaataaaggatggagatggaaatgtgttgaataGTGAGGAGAGTCtgttaagaagatggagggagtattttgagcagctgatgaacgtgacaactgtgcaaagtaatggagagtgtgttagagaagtgaagaaaagtgtgcaggcagggtggagtgggtggagaagagtgatagcaggagtgatttgtgatagaagggtatctgcaagagtgaaaggaaaagtttttaggactgtggtgagacctgtgatgttgtatggtttagagacagtggcattgagtaaaagacaagagAGGTAgtaaagctgaagatgttgaggtttttgttgagagtgacgaggatggacaggattagaaataagtttattagagagagagtgcatgtaggacattttggagacaaggtgagggaggcgagatttagatggtttggacatgtgcagaggagggacatggggtatatcagtaggagaatgctgaggatgaagccaccaggaacgagcaaaagaggaagaccaaggaggaggttaatggatgtggtgagggaagacatgcaggtagttgggttgaaagaggcagatgtagaggacaggagggtatggagacagatgatatgctgtggcgacccctaatgggagaagctgaaagaaaaagaagaagaagaagatgttttACACTTCTAGATTTCTGCAGACTGTCTTTGTTTATTATATGGTTCTCCTCAACTGCCTCTATATCTCTTGTAGCtctacattttaattcattgtttAACTTGTGTTCCCTACAGATTAGAATTCAAGACCCCAATAAAGGAGGCCAAGACGTCTCCCTTGATGAGCTTCGGAGAGGAAGAACTGTGCTCTCTGTGACACAATCTCCTCAACCTGAACCTCAGCGTCCAGTCCAACCCGTTGGAATTCCTGAAGGGTCTGTACCAACAACCTACACTGGGAAAATAATCGTTCGG from Silurus meridionalis isolate SWU-2019-XX chromosome 24, ASM1480568v1, whole genome shotgun sequence encodes the following:
- the arl6 gene encoding ADP-ribosylation factor-like protein 6 isoform X1, encoding MGLFDKLAGWLGLKKKEVNVLCLGLDNSGKTTIINQLKPSNAQAQDIVPTIGFSIEKFKTSSLSFTVFDMSGQGRYRNLWEHYYKEGQAIIFVIDSSDKLRMVVAKEELDTLLNHPDVKHRRIPILFFANKMDLRDALSSVKVSQLLCLENIKDKPWHICASNAVQGEGLQEGVDWLQEQFALSNPNHENMKRS
- the arl6 gene encoding ADP-ribosylation factor-like protein 6 isoform X2 — encoded protein: MGLFDKLAGWLGLKKKEVNVLCLGLDNSGKTTIINQLKPSNAQAQDIVPTIGFSIEKFKTSSLSFTVFDMSGQGRYRNLWEHYYKEGQAIIFVIDSSDKLRMVVAKEELDTLLNHPDVKHRRIPILFFANKMDLRDALSSVKVSQLLCLENIKDKPWHICASNAVQGEGLQEGVDWLQDQIRTMRT